The Coffea arabica cultivar ET-39 chromosome 3c, Coffea Arabica ET-39 HiFi, whole genome shotgun sequence genome contains a region encoding:
- the LOC113734946 gene encoding adenylate isopentenyltransferase 5, chloroplastic-like: protein MMRISLSACKEVPPLVSFPGGLNMDPFIPWRRKDKVVIVMGATGTGKSRLSIDLATRFPAEIVNSDKMQVYKGLDIATNKVTEEECLGIPHHLLGFVDPNEDFTAHDFQNHASLAVESIIRKGRLPIIAGGSNSYIKALVNDDLEFQSKYDCCFLWVDASVSILHSFVTKRVDKMVEAGLVDEVREFFNPKGDYSRGIRRAIGVPEMDQFFRNEKQVDEETGRKLLEEGIDKIKSNTCKLACCQLRNILRLQEQLGWNMHHLDATEAFLKRGAESDEAWERLVARPGTMIVGQFLEEDEFVSTLSTTPPSSSVIAAASVLATTNATAVAAATH from the coding sequence ATGATGAGGATCTCACTCTCTGCCTGCAAAGAAGTGCCACCCCTAGTGAGTTTTCCTGGAGGACTGAACATGGACCCCTTTATTCCCTGGCGGAGAAAGGACAAAGTTGTGATAGTGATGGGAGCAACGGGGACCGGGAAATCAAGACTTTCAATTGACTTAGCTACACGTTTTCCGGCTGAAATTGTGAATTCGGATAAAATGCAAGTCTACAAGGGCCTTGATATAGCCACCAACAAAGTTACTGAAGAAGAATGCCTGGGAATTCCTCACCATTTGCTAGGATTCGTGGATCCCAATGAGGATTTTACAGCCCACGATTTCCAAAATCATGCATCACTGGCTGTAGAATCTATCATCAGAAAGGGAAGGCTCCCGATCATCGCCGGTGGATCTAATTCCTACATTAAAGCTCTAGTGAACGATGATCTCGAGTTTCAGTCCAAGTACGACTGTTGTTTCCTCTGGGTTGATGCATCAGTGTCAATTCTCCATTCATTTGTGACTAAAAGGGTCGATAAGATGGTGGAAGCTGGTCTAGTGGACGAAGTTAGGGAATTTTTCAACCCAAAAGGCGATTATAGTCGTGGGATTCGACGTGCTATTGGTGTCCCTGAAATGGATCAATTTTTCAGGAATGAGAAACAAGTTGATGAGGAAACTGGGAGAAAGCTTCTGGAGGAAGGCATtgacaaaattaaatcaaacaCTTGCAAATTGGCCTGCTGCCAACTTAGAAATATTCTAAGGCTTCAAGAGCAATTGGGATGGAATATGCACCACCTTGATGCAACCGAAGCTTTCCTTAAACGTGGGGCTGAGTCTGATGAAGCATGGGAAAGACTAGTGGCGAGGCCTGGTACCATGATTGTTGGCCAATTTCTTGAGGAAGATGAGTTCGTTTCAACTCTCTCCACCACCCCACCATCTTCTTCCGTTATCGCTGCTGCATCGGTCCTCGCCACCACAAATGCCACTGCCGTTGCTGCTGCCACTCATTAA